In Paenibacillus sp. 1781tsa1, one DNA window encodes the following:
- a CDS encoding ribonuclease domain-containing protein, which translates to MFYRKFAYTLVIILAALLFSGCTSESVLDIGSPQVSEDMGFDEVANYISEYKELPPNYITKKEASDLGWEPSEGNLREVAPGKSIGGDVFRNREGLLPNKKGRIWYEADINYSGGRRGSDRILYSNDGLIYKTTDHYKSFEQLK; encoded by the coding sequence ATGTTTTACAGAAAATTTGCTTACACGTTAGTGATCATCCTCGCTGCATTATTGTTCTCCGGTTGTACATCAGAGTCTGTGCTTGATATCGGATCACCTCAAGTTTCGGAGGATATGGGATTTGATGAGGTTGCCAATTATATCTCGGAGTATAAAGAGCTCCCACCCAACTATATCACCAAGAAAGAGGCCAGTGATCTGGGATGGGAACCAAGTGAAGGGAATTTACGTGAAGTGGCTCCAGGTAAAAGCATTGGCGGCGACGTGTTCAGAAACCGGGAAGGACTGCTCCCCAACAAAAAAGGCCGGATATGGTATGAAGCCGATATAAATTACTCAGGAGGACGGCGCGGAAGCGACCGAATTCTATATTCGAATGACGGTCTAATCTATAAGACGACAGATCATTACAAGTCATTTGAACAGTTAAAATAA
- a CDS encoding barstar family protein, whose translation MSNIQIDGYHIHSKEELHHVLQNQLELDENYGGNLDALWDVLTGAVSMPLTVQWIGFEKSKEILGDYADQVMELLREVEAEIQGFTLELYY comes from the coding sequence ATGAGCAATATTCAGATTGACGGATACCACATTCACAGCAAGGAAGAATTGCATCACGTTCTTCAGAACCAGCTTGAGTTAGACGAGAACTACGGAGGCAATTTGGACGCGCTGTGGGATGTCTTAACTGGAGCTGTAAGTATGCCGCTTACTGTTCAGTGGATTGGCTTTGAGAAGAGCAAAGAAATTCTTGGAGATTACGCTGACCAAGTCATGGAATTGTTGCGGGAAGTTGAAGCGGAGATCCAAGGATTTACGTTGGAATTATATTACTGA
- a CDS encoding ABC transporter substrate-binding protein, with product MRVVSKMLGACLVTSVVLVSAGCGNAAENSESNTSDPNSPITFTFFGADASPNWNNMQDAVGRKITEETGVTINAEFDISSGGGNDRISLMAASGDYPDLIFPKGNLSRLVDAGAMIDLTDLIEEHAPNLKKIYGEHFNRLKYSNEDPSIYWIPTNGAIDQESFDATNGAAIQHRVVKELGYPEIKTLEDYENVLREYYKNNPTTDDGQPTIPLTLSADGWRRMITVTDPAVMATGGPGDGEYFINPDTYEAVLHYKRPEEKEYFRWLNKMYNEGLVGKDSFVQKDDQYKSKIASGRVLSVLDPLWGFSDAENALKSAGKDDMTYGFYPVTLNDSFQRKDFQDIGFDGYGIGITVDAEDPVRAIKFLDWLSSEEGQVLRNWGIEGEHYVVEDGVRKIPADIQERKNKDNSTFSKETGINLYTIFGAHYGDGVKDSTDNYYTTNYPEQIQEGYSDIEKETLKGYGITTWKELFPDGDEFPVKEWGAAYNMPIPTDSGDYNVVYQKTQDIIQKRIAEAITSSPSAFEDIYDNMITELDSAGAVAMEQQYTEWIKDRVRLWTGREIN from the coding sequence ATGAGAGTCGTTTCAAAAATGCTAGGAGCATGTCTCGTAACGAGTGTTGTGCTGGTTTCCGCAGGTTGCGGAAACGCTGCAGAGAATTCCGAATCGAATACCAGTGACCCCAACAGTCCGATTACGTTTACCTTCTTTGGCGCAGATGCAAGTCCCAACTGGAACAATATGCAGGATGCTGTAGGGAGGAAAATTACGGAAGAAACGGGTGTAACCATTAATGCTGAATTCGATATCTCAAGCGGAGGAGGAAACGACCGTATATCCCTTATGGCCGCCAGCGGTGATTACCCGGATTTAATATTCCCTAAAGGTAACCTGAGCAGACTTGTTGATGCTGGTGCAATGATTGATCTGACGGATCTGATCGAAGAACATGCGCCCAATTTGAAAAAAATTTACGGTGAGCATTTTAATCGCTTGAAATATAGCAATGAAGACCCATCCATATATTGGATTCCAACGAATGGTGCGATTGATCAAGAAAGCTTCGATGCCACGAATGGTGCTGCTATTCAGCACCGAGTAGTCAAAGAACTTGGATACCCCGAGATCAAAACCTTGGAGGATTATGAAAATGTCCTGCGTGAGTATTATAAAAATAATCCAACTACGGATGATGGCCAACCGACAATCCCGCTGACACTCAGTGCAGATGGATGGCGGCGAATGATCACCGTTACCGATCCGGCAGTGATGGCTACTGGAGGACCTGGGGATGGTGAATATTTCATTAACCCTGACACATATGAAGCTGTTCTTCATTATAAGCGTCCTGAGGAGAAGGAATATTTCCGTTGGTTGAACAAAATGTATAATGAAGGTCTAGTAGGTAAAGACAGTTTTGTACAAAAGGATGATCAGTATAAGTCCAAAATCGCCAGTGGACGTGTTCTATCGGTGCTTGATCCGCTTTGGGGATTCAGCGATGCGGAAAATGCTTTGAAAAGTGCAGGCAAGGACGACATGACTTACGGATTCTATCCTGTAACGCTGAACGACAGCTTCCAACGCAAAGATTTTCAGGATATCGGATTCGATGGATATGGTATCGGCATAACTGTTGATGCTGAAGACCCTGTCCGGGCCATCAAATTCCTGGATTGGCTTTCTTCTGAGGAAGGTCAAGTATTAAGAAATTGGGGTATCGAAGGTGAACATTACGTTGTGGAAGACGGAGTTCGCAAAATACCGGCAGATATTCAGGAGCGTAAAAACAAAGACAATAGCACATTCAGCAAAGAAACCGGTATAAACTTATACACCATTTTTGGCGCTCATTATGGAGACGGTGTCAAAGATTCAACGGACAACTATTATACAACCAACTATCCTGAGCAGATCCAGGAAGGTTATTCTGATATAGAAAAAGAAACGCTGAAAGGTTATGGTATTACAACCTGGAAGGAGCTGTTCCCTGACGGAGATGAGTTCCCGGTGAAAGAGTGGGGTGCAGCCTATAATATGCCGATTCCTACGGATAGCGGAGACTATAACGTGGTGTATCAGAAGACACAAGATATTATCCAGAAACGGATCGCGGAAGCAATTACATCCTCTCCGAGTGCTTTTGAAGACATATATGATAACATGATTACCGAACTTGATAGTGCAGGTGCAGTTGCCATGGAACAGCAGTATACAGAGTGGATTAAAGATCGCGTTAGATTATGGACTGGAAGAGAGATCAATTAA
- a CDS encoding AraC family transcriptional regulator — protein sequence MSGSSECFYDPIEPELLYLHRVTTYKLETIYHRHNAYEIYLFLRGNVHFYVENRCYHVQPGDLLVMSPEEMHRAFILDESEYERITINLKKTYLYQLSTPSTNLSSCFDHRPKGKGNIVHLDNQGLKMMMQWTNELEGLLASDAYGTDIKINAAVAQLLVMVNVWFHNNSFVPNDIMPELVRETMDYIEVHLNQDITLRKLAEAFYMNSTYISRQFKKHTGLTIRSYILGRRIERAKFHLSDGMSITDACFQSGFSDYANFIRSFTKMVGISPGKYSKQRRDAIEI from the coding sequence ATGAGTGGATCCTCTGAGTGTTTTTATGATCCCATCGAGCCTGAGCTCTTATATCTGCACCGCGTAACGACGTATAAGCTGGAAACAATCTATCATCGCCATAATGCATACGAGATCTACCTGTTTCTTCGTGGGAACGTTCACTTTTATGTAGAAAATCGATGTTACCATGTACAGCCTGGTGATTTGCTTGTAATGTCACCCGAGGAGATGCACCGAGCCTTTATACTGGATGAATCTGAGTATGAGCGCATTACAATCAATCTAAAAAAAACATACCTTTACCAGCTGTCTACGCCATCAACCAATCTGTCGTCATGTTTTGATCATCGCCCAAAAGGAAAAGGCAATATCGTGCATTTAGACAATCAAGGCTTGAAAATGATGATGCAATGGACGAACGAACTGGAGGGACTGCTTGCTTCGGATGCTTATGGCACGGACATCAAAATTAATGCAGCGGTAGCCCAATTATTGGTCATGGTTAACGTCTGGTTTCACAACAATTCATTTGTTCCCAATGACATCATGCCTGAGCTGGTTCGTGAAACGATGGATTATATTGAGGTTCATCTTAATCAAGATATTACACTTCGTAAACTTGCCGAAGCATTCTATATGAACAGCACATACATCAGCCGACAGTTCAAAAAGCATACCGGATTAACGATCCGCTCCTACATTTTGGGTCGTCGTATAGAACGTGCCAAATTCCACCTATCTGATGGAATGAGTATTACGGATGCATGCTTTCAATCGGGTTTTAGTGACTATGCCAATTTTATTCGCAGTTTCACTAAAATGGTCGGCATTTCTCCGGGCAAATATAGCAAACAACGACGTGATGCAATCGAAATATGA
- a CDS encoding glycoside hydrolase family 43 protein, whose amino-acid sequence MNHHSTPLAGEQNQDQDANWESIPREIGKLRPNGNPLVAHKFGADPYALVFNNRVYLYMTSDKLEYDKDGLPQKNSYSSINRITVISSDDLINWTDHGEIRVAGPQGAATWASQSWAPAAAHQILDGEDCFFLYFANNASGIGVLSAPTPVGPWVDPIGKALITRETPGVEDVTWLFDPAVLVDDDHEAYLYFGGGIPEGKAGRPDTARVMRLGDDMISVVGTAKVIQAPYMFESSGIHKYNNNYYYTYCSNFDKADRPEGSPPPGEIAYMTSVQPMGPWTYQGTLLQNPGHFFGIGGNNHQAIFQLADQWYIVYHAQTLCQAMNIPEGYRSTHVNRVEHDEATGKIKKVHADYQGVDQIKYFNPYKPVTGSTIGWSSRVSTEQYPDSGEMSVSDSNIIAVKLQNESWIAISKADFESGGPSRFSAMISNQGTEGTLELRIDRTDGPLIGELIVPPATESLQWMEVTTKVTGAQGVQDLYIIFKSTTDSSSILLREWKFNRKNEV is encoded by the coding sequence ATGAATCATCATTCTACACCACTTGCTGGTGAGCAAAACCAAGACCAAGATGCCAATTGGGAGAGTATTCCAAGGGAGATTGGTAAGCTTCGTCCCAACGGTAACCCTCTGGTGGCCCACAAATTCGGAGCCGATCCCTATGCTCTGGTATTTAACAATAGAGTCTACTTATATATGACAAGTGATAAGCTTGAATATGATAAGGACGGTCTTCCACAGAAAAACAGCTATAGTTCAATCAACCGGATTACGGTTATTTCCTCAGATGACTTAATCAACTGGACTGATCATGGGGAGATCAGAGTTGCCGGACCTCAAGGTGCAGCAACATGGGCTTCGCAATCCTGGGCCCCGGCAGCTGCTCATCAAATCTTGGATGGCGAGGATTGCTTCTTTCTTTATTTCGCTAACAACGCCAGTGGAATCGGGGTATTGTCTGCGCCAACACCTGTAGGTCCATGGGTAGACCCTATCGGAAAAGCACTTATTACAAGAGAGACTCCGGGAGTGGAAGACGTAACTTGGCTGTTCGATCCAGCTGTACTTGTAGATGATGATCATGAGGCTTACCTCTACTTTGGTGGTGGTATTCCGGAAGGGAAAGCAGGAAGACCTGATACGGCAAGAGTTATGCGATTGGGAGACGATATGATCAGTGTCGTTGGCACAGCTAAGGTTATTCAGGCGCCTTATATGTTTGAAAGCTCAGGGATACATAAATATAATAATAATTACTACTATACGTATTGTTCCAATTTTGACAAGGCAGATCGGCCAGAGGGTAGCCCGCCACCCGGTGAGATTGCCTATATGACTAGCGTTCAACCAATGGGTCCATGGACATATCAGGGCACGCTGCTCCAGAATCCCGGACACTTCTTTGGTATTGGTGGCAACAACCACCAGGCTATATTTCAACTAGCAGATCAGTGGTACATTGTCTATCATGCCCAAACATTATGCCAAGCCATGAATATTCCCGAAGGTTACCGTTCAACACATGTGAATCGAGTCGAGCATGATGAGGCTACGGGTAAGATTAAGAAAGTACATGCAGATTATCAGGGCGTGGATCAAATTAAGTATTTCAATCCCTATAAGCCGGTAACAGGTTCCACAATTGGATGGAGCAGCAGAGTATCCACTGAGCAATATCCGGACTCTGGTGAGATGTCTGTATCAGATTCGAATATCATTGCCGTCAAGCTGCAAAATGAAAGCTGGATAGCCATATCCAAGGCTGATTTTGAAAGTGGAGGACCTTCTAGGTTCTCAGCCATGATTTCGAATCAAGGAACCGAAGGTACGTTGGAGCTTCGGATTGATCGCACGGACGGACCTTTAATTGGAGAACTCATTGTTCCGCCCGCCACCGAATCTCTTCAATGGATGGAGGTAACAACCAAAGTTACGGGTGCACAAGGTGTGCAAGACTTGTATATTATCTTTAAAAGTACAACAGACAGCTCAAGTATTCTTTTAAGAGAATGGAAGTTTAATAGAAAAAATGAGGTGTAA
- a CDS encoding glycoside hydrolase 43 family protein encodes MYPNPIIWADYPDPDVIRVEDTYYMVSTTMHMMPGCVILRSYDLIHWEVATYVYDTLDDTPAQRLENGQHIYSKGMWAASLRYHQGMFYVIFVANDTRKTYLYTSTSISGEWKKQVVEGFYHDCSLFFDDDERVYLVYGNTEIYLTELSSDLTGPKPGGVHRLIVKEEQPYHLGYEGAHFYKINGKYVVFLIHITKASGRRTQACYTADSLEDVFTGGEVFNDDMDYFNSGVAQGGIVDTPNGDWYAMLFQDHGAVGRIPVLVPLHFDQGIPVFANKAPKQIDIPSTRPEYRYNPLIGSDSFNYEAEEDGRVRLRDFWQWNHTPNQELWSVTEKPGVYRVRTGQISPNLTFAVNTLTQRSMGPACEAIVTLDGSGLNNGDYAGLCFLIGSYGMIALTKQDNQFHLVMHARDGEDSTIFGNLIDQEPATEHERIPVSGPVVQLKAFGNFENNLDECSFAYFDGIEWRDIGIVHKMIYKLDHFMGCRTGLFVYSTQMVGGTADFSNFQYRMIHPEEKQ; translated from the coding sequence ATGTATCCAAATCCGATTATTTGGGCTGATTACCCGGATCCTGACGTGATTCGTGTAGAGGACACATATTATATGGTCAGTACAACCATGCATATGATGCCGGGATGTGTCATTCTGCGTTCATATGATCTGATCCATTGGGAAGTAGCCACATATGTATACGACACATTGGATGATACACCCGCGCAACGGCTTGAAAATGGTCAACATATATATAGTAAAGGCATGTGGGCCGCTTCCCTTCGTTATCATCAAGGCATGTTCTATGTCATTTTTGTCGCAAATGATACCCGTAAAACGTACTTGTACACGTCGACCTCCATCTCGGGAGAGTGGAAGAAGCAAGTAGTGGAGGGATTTTACCATGATTGCTCCTTATTTTTTGATGATGACGAACGAGTTTATCTTGTGTACGGGAATACCGAGATTTATCTGACCGAATTAAGCTCCGATCTGACCGGGCCCAAACCGGGTGGAGTGCATCGCTTGATTGTAAAAGAAGAGCAGCCTTATCACCTTGGTTATGAAGGAGCACATTTCTACAAGATCAATGGGAAATATGTTGTATTCCTGATTCATATCACGAAAGCTTCCGGACGGAGAACGCAGGCGTGTTATACGGCAGACTCTCTGGAAGATGTCTTCACTGGTGGAGAAGTATTTAATGACGATATGGATTATTTCAATTCTGGTGTTGCTCAGGGTGGCATCGTGGATACACCGAATGGGGATTGGTATGCAATGCTGTTTCAGGATCATGGGGCTGTAGGCCGGATTCCTGTTTTGGTTCCGCTCCATTTTGATCAAGGTATTCCGGTATTTGCGAACAAAGCTCCAAAACAGATTGATATTCCGAGCACCAGACCAGAGTACCGTTATAACCCGTTAATAGGTAGCGACAGTTTCAATTATGAAGCCGAAGAAGATGGAAGAGTACGCCTCCGTGATTTTTGGCAATGGAATCATACCCCTAATCAAGAACTCTGGTCCGTCACAGAGAAACCCGGGGTTTATCGTGTTCGAACCGGACAGATCAGCCCGAATCTGACATTCGCCGTCAACACACTAACCCAGCGTTCAATGGGGCCCGCTTGCGAAGCAATCGTTACGCTTGACGGCAGTGGTCTGAATAATGGCGATTATGCCGGGTTATGCTTTCTGATCGGTTCATACGGTATGATCGCTCTTACGAAGCAGGATAACCAGTTTCACTTGGTCATGCATGCTAGAGATGGTGAGGACTCGACCATATTTGGTAATCTGATTGACCAAGAGCCTGCTACGGAGCATGAACGTATCCCGGTATCTGGTCCAGTAGTTCAACTAAAAGCATTCGGAAATTTTGAGAACAATCTGGATGAGTGCTCTTTTGCCTATTTCGATGGAATTGAATGGAGAGATATCGGGATTGTCCATAAAATGATATATAAACTGGATCATTTTATGGGTTGCCGAACGGGGTTGTTTGTATATTCAACCCAAATGGTTGGAGGGACAGCTGACTTTTCAAATTTCCAATATCGTATGATTCATCCGGAAGAGAAACAATGA
- a CDS encoding extracellular solute-binding protein, with protein MYKRCLDITKWTFILFLAVSIPAGHTEGNSKQHHSQPDGQQVLLPAVFERYSPPIVVSFVRETGDDIERMINQLPGETMLDNRWTRLYEKELGIQIHYDWIANGDVYNQKLGVSLAAGRFPDVVKVNPYQLRQLSNAGMIEDLTHVYQEHASPLTKSILEAEGTGAFDAATIDGKLMAIPESSSSIETAQYLWIRTDWLENLGLRPPVTMEELLQISKAFTEKDPDRNGEQDTYGLALTNHLWDPVMGAAGLMSGYGAYPTIWVKDAEGNLTYGGIQPEVREALKALQTMYREGQLDPDFGYKSGSKASRMVQDGKIGMLYGEQWTSFMLQTTRDTDNDVEWQAYPIVAKSDQSLFVPLRSNTGQYFAVKKGFSNPEVVVKLMNLHLDINWGDQAQYETYYNDDSKAVWMLSPVTPFPGNKNIDAYKQIRDARSTGDYSVLQNEALAIHKRIVAYDVNHVESGWGWKQTYGPSGAFSIADSYEQNGQLLYDQFTGGITDTMVDRQIILRDLQLEAYMNIILGRSIDEFDQFVENWRKLGGDQITSEVNAWFHTSKPKER; from the coding sequence ATGTATAAGAGATGTCTGGACATAACAAAATGGACCTTTATTCTGTTCCTTGCTGTGTCGATACCAGCAGGCCATACCGAAGGGAATTCCAAACAACATCATTCGCAGCCAGATGGGCAGCAGGTTCTACTCCCCGCTGTGTTTGAGAGGTATTCTCCTCCCATAGTAGTCTCTTTTGTCAGGGAAACCGGAGATGACATTGAGCGCATGATTAACCAATTGCCTGGGGAGACGATGCTGGACAATCGCTGGACTCGTTTGTATGAGAAGGAACTAGGAATTCAGATTCACTACGACTGGATTGCTAATGGAGATGTGTACAATCAGAAACTGGGTGTATCCCTTGCTGCAGGACGCTTTCCAGATGTGGTAAAAGTAAATCCATATCAACTCAGACAACTGAGCAACGCTGGAATGATTGAAGATTTAACCCATGTGTACCAAGAGCATGCTTCACCTCTTACGAAGAGTATTTTAGAGGCAGAGGGAACAGGCGCATTTGATGCGGCAACCATTGATGGCAAACTGATGGCTATTCCCGAATCTTCTTCCTCCATTGAGACTGCACAGTACCTGTGGATTAGAACCGATTGGTTGGAGAATCTGGGGCTGCGGCCACCTGTAACGATGGAAGAGCTTCTGCAGATTTCGAAAGCGTTTACAGAGAAAGATCCCGACAGAAACGGAGAACAGGATACGTACGGACTTGCGCTAACGAACCATCTATGGGATCCAGTTATGGGAGCTGCAGGGCTGATGTCAGGCTACGGTGCCTACCCTACGATATGGGTTAAAGATGCAGAAGGAAACCTTACTTATGGAGGCATACAGCCTGAAGTTCGAGAGGCTTTGAAAGCACTGCAAACGATGTATCGTGAAGGCCAGCTTGATCCGGATTTTGGCTATAAGAGTGGAAGTAAAGCGTCTAGAATGGTTCAGGATGGAAAAATAGGGATGCTCTACGGGGAACAGTGGACATCCTTTATGCTTCAGACCACCCGTGATACGGATAATGATGTAGAATGGCAGGCATATCCCATTGTTGCAAAGTCTGACCAGAGTCTGTTCGTTCCGCTACGTTCCAACACTGGGCAATACTTTGCTGTAAAAAAAGGCTTCTCTAATCCAGAGGTCGTGGTTAAGCTCATGAATCTGCATCTGGACATCAACTGGGGGGATCAGGCACAGTATGAAACATACTACAATGATGACTCCAAAGCGGTGTGGATGCTTTCACCGGTGACTCCTTTTCCCGGTAATAAAAATATAGATGCATACAAACAAATTCGGGATGCCAGAAGTACAGGAGACTACTCTGTTCTGCAGAATGAAGCTCTCGCCATTCATAAACGAATTGTAGCCTATGATGTGAACCATGTAGAGAGCGGTTGGGGCTGGAAACAAACCTATGGGCCTTCGGGTGCTTTTAGCATTGCAGATTCTTATGAACAGAACGGCCAACTTCTCTATGACCAGTTCACTGGCGGCATTACGGACACCATGGTTGATCGACAAATCATTCTTCGAGATCTTCAGCTTGAAGCCTATATGAACATTATTCTAGGCAGGTCGATCGATGAGTTTGATCAATTCGTAGAGAACTGGCGCAAGCTGGGGGGAGATCAGATCACTTCGGAAGTTAACGCATGGTTTCACACCAGCAAGCCAAAGGAGCGCTAA
- a CDS encoding sensor histidine kinase — protein MNVLIKIPARSWLNSIFARLIITYLVFVLPLILLGVYLYHWSYDNASQEISLSTERRLNQYVVELNREMEWMELQQFDIVEDRKLNRLAILWDMMDQVERRDTLNYLTERLASFKNSTAYIKNVHVHIPSVGKSISANQGIDDFNKSSYLYFSSSMQGKGTRFTVKEDTLNLSAVRLTGTRGEPPLFVIQVELDTNHFQNELTRLNLYPESSTFLIEDKTGHAITDKHQAGVILANYREHSIKGTLDGFRMKVGDTMYHVSQLHMDALGLSVATYLPEAIVTKPLSKFYHWAWLFAITSFVAITAYLYSSYKLIHIPLLLLVKRFKKMEGGMFDVPIAHNRKDEFGFLYTRFNLMIENLQSLIDRDFKKTLMMQRAELKQLQSQINPHFLYNSFFILNSLARTGETERIEQFTNMLGEYFRFITRNETDHVKLKVEVEHSRIYTEIQQLRFSRRINVDFGSLPAEMEHIHVPRLIIQPIIENAYEHSLEKNTASGLLIIGFNMDGSYAEITVEDNGNELEEQQIQALQQRLHNDGSTDEMTALINIHRRLVLTYGEGSGLFLSRSELQGLKVTIRIQWKEGENECIDF, from the coding sequence GTGAATGTATTGATCAAGATTCCTGCTAGATCATGGCTTAACAGCATATTTGCGCGATTGATAATTACCTATCTGGTATTCGTTCTTCCACTTATTCTTCTTGGAGTGTATCTGTATCATTGGAGTTATGACAATGCAAGCCAGGAAATATCGTTGTCAACGGAGAGACGGTTGAACCAATATGTCGTGGAATTGAACAGAGAGATGGAATGGATGGAATTACAGCAGTTTGATATTGTTGAGGATCGAAAACTGAATCGTCTGGCGATTCTCTGGGACATGATGGATCAGGTTGAGCGGCGTGATACATTAAATTACCTGACCGAACGACTCGCTTCATTTAAGAATAGCACTGCTTATATCAAAAACGTTCATGTACATATCCCTTCTGTCGGCAAAAGTATATCCGCGAACCAAGGCATCGATGATTTTAATAAAAGTTCTTACCTATACTTCAGTTCAAGCATGCAAGGAAAAGGTACACGTTTCACGGTAAAAGAGGACACCTTGAACTTGAGTGCCGTCAGGCTGACCGGCACGAGGGGAGAGCCCCCGCTTTTTGTCATTCAAGTGGAGCTGGACACAAATCATTTTCAAAATGAACTCACACGACTTAATCTGTACCCGGAGAGTTCAACTTTCCTGATTGAGGACAAAACGGGGCATGCCATCACAGATAAGCATCAAGCTGGTGTTATTCTCGCGAATTACCGGGAGCACAGTATAAAAGGTACACTGGATGGCTTTCGAATGAAGGTAGGGGACACCATGTATCATGTTAGTCAGTTGCATATGGACGCCCTGGGCTTATCCGTAGCCACATATTTACCCGAGGCCATTGTCACCAAACCGCTTAGCAAGTTCTATCATTGGGCTTGGCTGTTTGCCATTACATCATTTGTTGCCATCACGGCGTATCTGTATTCCAGCTACAAGTTGATTCATATTCCGTTACTGTTATTGGTGAAAAGATTCAAAAAAATGGAGGGAGGCATGTTTGATGTTCCCATCGCGCATAATCGAAAGGACGAATTCGGCTTCCTCTACACCCGTTTCAACCTCATGATTGAAAATCTTCAATCCCTGATCGACCGGGATTTCAAGAAAACACTGATGATGCAGCGGGCTGAGTTGAAACAGCTCCAATCCCAGATTAATCCTCATTTTCTGTACAATAGCTTCTTTATTCTGAATTCACTGGCAAGAACAGGGGAGACAGAGCGTATTGAGCAATTTACTAACATGCTTGGGGAGTATTTCAGATTCATCACCCGGAATGAAACCGATCATGTGAAGTTGAAAGTGGAAGTTGAGCATTCACGAATCTATACAGAGATTCAGCAATTACGGTTCTCCAGACGAATCAACGTTGATTTTGGGTCACTACCTGCTGAGATGGAGCATATTCACGTTCCCAGACTCATTATTCAACCCATTATTGAGAATGCATATGAACACAGCCTTGAAAAGAATACGGCCTCCGGTCTTCTAATTATTGGGTTTAATATGGATGGTTCATATGCCGAGATTACAGTAGAGGATAATGGAAATGAGTTGGAAGAGCAACAGATTCAAGCTCTTCAACAACGCTTGCATAACGACGGAAGTACGGATGAAATGACCGCGTTAATAAATATTCATCGACGTCTGGTCCTGACGTATGGAGAAGGAAGTGGCCTTTTCCTATCCAGAAGTGAACTGCAAGGATTAAAAGTCACAATTCGAATCCAGTGGAAAGAAGGAGAGAACGAATGTATCGACTTTTGA